AGGATCGCACATAATGAAAAATGAGGGTGCAGATTTCGGGAAAATGAAGTTACTAAAAAATGAAACTGCTTCGAAGACTATTTGTATTGAAAGTTTGAGAAAAAACGAAGAGGCACGAAGCTTGGGTCCAAATGATGGTTAACATAACCGAATATAACTTCTTTTTGAACAGACATAActcttcaaaagaatttctgaACGAACGCATCTGTTCGTTTAAGGACGAATGTCCAACGGTTGTGTTAAGTGTCTATtcggtaaaataaacaaatgggcaaataaaaaaaaattaaatggaataAGAGAACCCAGGCCCAGGCCCGAACCGAGCCGGCCGGACGGCGGCGTGCGCGGGCTGAAATCtatttgcgtaggtcctccctcctccataaaagtggggtgccccttggggcccaaacccatttgtgaggttccacttaataaacccatctcccatctacctttcatcctatgtgggactcccacatttccttctcattcactctagagggaTAAATCCCCTAACAGTTCATACCACCGGTCTCCATCGGAGCAGCAACGTCGAGATACAGAATGTGTTCAGCAGAATCTTCTGTCTTTAAAGCTTAACAATTCATGTAAATGCTCAGGTCTGTTGCTCAGCCTCCTTTTCATTTCCCATGAAAGCTCACGACCATGTCAGTAGTCAGTTCCTGACGAAGTAGATGGCACGTTTGTGGCCCTGACTCACACTGGCCGCTATTTTGTATTACCAAGTCATTCTCTGTTCCAAGTCATCGAGAGTTACCGGATTCAGTCACGCGATGGTCCTCGAATAGGCCGCGTCCTTTTCAGGTAAGCGGTTCACGACAGGCTAATGCGCCCGGCAGTCGCAATCCCGTGCGAAAGCGAGGGGTTGGCTGGGGGCATGAAACAGCTAAGCCGAACTAGTTGGGGGGCAGAAACTTCCCTTCAAAGCAAACCCATATAGTGCAGCacataaagaaacaaaaaggcgGTAACAAGTTGGACCCAGAATGATTTGTTAGCACACAGCGATCATGAATGAACCACACTCCAAAAAAAGCGTAATATGTGTACCTTACATTCCAAAGTGTCTCACGCTCAAagggaaaacaagaaacaaaggcCGGACAAAATCTGAAAAGAGAGGATTCCTTCGTTCTGGAATATTGTGGAGGAAGTCATTTGCGACAGAGAAAGAAACGGAAATAAAGCTGGTCTGGTAACGTTGAGCTGGACTTTGAgcgattttggattttgatggaGTTGAATGGAGATCTGCAGGGGCTCATTGAGAGAGCTTGGGCACTGAAAGAGACCATTGATGGTGACATCAACAGCAGTTTCAGGTATTGTAATTTCTGCTTGCGACATGGTCATAACTGCGACATCGCGGGGACAGCGTATAAGGAGACAGAGAGGCTCACTGCCATGAGAGATTCATTGAAGGATGTGGAGTCCATGCTCATATACTTACAGGTGTGGTTGGGTTCGGTTGGGTTCTACTCTTTTTCTTCCAGCTTTAATCCAATTGAAAGATCTATGACACTCTTCGTTCAAGCAAATTAGTCTTTTTTGCGTTCATGTTCATGTAGCTGTGGTAACTTGCCATCCAATCATGTTGAAGATCTGTGTAAACTGGCTATTGGTGTGGCGTGATTAAGCTGCATACGTTCGTCCTTATTCAATTTGCCTGTGATCATACGACAGCAGAAGAGTTTTTGGTAGGCCATTCAAGATTTGTTATCGTGGGCGAGAGGCAGTTTCTGTTGGAAGAGGACGTGGAACTGAAGCTGGAGTAACCCATAGTCCCAAAATTTATTCCAAGGAAGAGTTTCGCTTTCTGATTGATCAATCTAatccttctctttttcgaaTTTCTGCGTTACCTACACAACCATGTATAGCTTGAGAAAGTTCTCAACAGAGAGCAACTTCATTGCAGAGGCTCCGGAGCTGGCAGCACTTGGACAGACGCACCGCGCTTGCCCGGTTGGAAGATAGCAGATCCGTCCTCATTGAAAATGTGAGCCAATATCAAGGAAGGCCTCTCGACGTGGTGTGAGAATTAAATGCATGTTTCGGCGATGGGAAAATGGTGTCCCACAAGATAAAATCAAGAGATCAAATGGCGAAGAGAAACAACGATCCAGCTGATATTAAGCGTCGGAAAAGGCCGGGACTAGGCTTCCTGGTCTGCTGCTGTAAGATACTGCTCAGTCCATGGAAGTGGCACGAGGCCGTCAGGATCACCGTGAAACTAGTGGTCGTCTCCGCTAGCATTTCGTCGATGATGTCTTTCATAAGTTACAAGCAGCAGAAATGGAGTTGCAGGAAGGGATTTGTGTCACTGATGGACCCAACAGAAGTGAGGGGAAATGGCAGTTTGGTAGGCATTTCAAAGAGGCCTCTACATGTTTTAAGTGGCCGGGGATAACTGCATGGCTACTAATTCATTAATTCATTGAATTGCATCAAggtcatattttttatttttgtaatggCAAAAAGCTTTTCTACAGTTTTCAAGGATGCATGGTGTGATCTGATAATGATGCTCTGTTGTCTGACATATTGGAATGAGAAGATTAACACATTCTGAGCATGTTTTTTCCACTCCTAATTTGGCTAAAACATCCATAGAAAAGTGTTACGACCATTTCACCGACTATGGGTCCCTGTTTCAGCATATTATGCGTTCCATTTTCGTCcattttttgggtttcttttttttgcgaGTCTCACTTTCCtttgggcctgtttggttcagcattgcaaatgagcattggggctctaaagtcccttagccaaatgcaaatggtgtttggttcattttttgactcactttgggaagatgcaattgcatcttaaatgctctccaaagtcccttagcccaaagtacctctggaggtactttgggctaaggactttggcgaaatgcaactaattttttattattttaattttttcacctttgcttgccgccaccgccgccgccggttgccggtcgccgccgccggtcgccggtcgccgccgccggtcgccggtcgccgccgcccggtcgccggtcgccgccgccggtcgccggtcgccgccgcccggtcgccggtcgccgccccgccgtcgccggtcgccgccgccggtcgtcggtcgccgccgccggtcgccggtcgccggtcgccggtcgccggtcgccggtcgccggtcgccggtcgccgccgccggtcgccggtcgccgccgccggtcgccgccgccggtcgccggtcgccgccgccggtcgccggtcgccgccgccggatcgccgccgccggtcgccggtcgccgccgctggtcgccggtcgccgccgcccgccgatcgccggtcgccgccgccggtcgccatggccggtcgccgccgccgccgctggtcgccgccgccgccatcgccaTGATCGGTCGCCATTGGCTGGGTCGCCGCCGTGGccgctttttttcaaaaaggaaaaatattttacaaagttcatttttcaccaaacaacattttcgtcaaagttgctttttaaatgtgtttttaaaatatactttaccaaacactacttgcattttgaaaaaggcctttagcccaaaggtatttgcattttctcaaagtcccttggccaaatgctgaaccaaacagggcctttGTCTCcatccttctctctttctctctcttgcacgTAATTATCTTTATCTCTCTTGCGGCTCCCACTCTtaacatttttttggtaaaacgTGACATTCTCTCCGATAGAGTTGAGGAGGATGCAAAGCGCGAGAATTGCCATCATGAGGCCGCCTCCGAGCGGCGGTTTCACGGCGAGGTAGTTATTGTCACACCTCAGATTTGCCTCCGAGACGGAGGATCTATCCGTCAAACATAAGCCATGAAACTCGATCTACCTTGACTCCTCAAATTTTTTCCTTCGAACCAGCAGAGTTTTGCGATTTAAACATGAGCCCAATAAAACAATACAAGCCCATACAAGCCATCCAAATGCTCTAATGGATGTTACCACTATGTTGTGCAT
The sequence above is drawn from the Rhodamnia argentea isolate NSW1041297 chromosome 9, ASM2092103v1, whole genome shotgun sequence genome and encodes:
- the LOC115748622 gene encoding uncharacterized protein LOC115748622 isoform X2, which codes for MELNGDLQGLIERAWALKETIDGDINSSFRYCNFCLRHGHNCDIAGTAYKETERLTAMRDSLKDVESMLIYLQRLRSWQHLDRRTALARLEDSRSVLIENVSQYQGRPLDVV
- the LOC115748622 gene encoding uncharacterized protein LOC115748622 isoform X1 — protein: MELNGDLQGLIERAWALKETIDGDINSSFRYCNFCLRHGHNCDIAGTAYKETERLTAMRDSLKDVESMLIYLQAIQDLLSWARGSFCSQQRATSLQRLRSWQHLDRRTALARLEDSRSVLIENVSQYQGRPLDVV